A single window of Archangium gephyra DNA harbors:
- a CDS encoding SET domain-containing protein-lysine N-methyltransferase, producing MQPGEALFVHPGLKVRPCEWGYGVFTDVDIAEGTILEECHYLKVPFRAVRNSTLSDYVFNIEWGPHEEDRGGEWVAIVMGSGMIFNHSQEPNVSYYRGYQKGHSPKDVFTFYALRDIEAGEQLCISYGENWWKTRGQDMP from the coding sequence ATGCAGCCAGGAGAGGCACTCTTCGTCCACCCGGGATTGAAGGTCAGACCGTGCGAGTGGGGCTATGGCGTCTTCACGGACGTGGACATTGCCGAGGGGACCATCCTGGAGGAGTGCCACTACCTCAAGGTGCCCTTCCGCGCCGTGCGCAACTCCACCCTGTCCGACTACGTCTTCAACATCGAGTGGGGTCCGCACGAGGAGGATCGCGGCGGCGAGTGGGTGGCGATCGTGATGGGCTCCGGGATGATCTTCAATCACTCGCAGGAGCCCAACGTGTCGTACTACCGGGGCTACCAGAAGGGCCACTCGCCCAAGGACGTCTTCACCTTCTACGCCCTGCGCGACATCGAGGCCGGCGAGCAGCTGTGCATCAGCTATGGGGAGAACTGGTGGAAGACGCGCGGGCAGGACATGCCCTGA